One window of the Delphinus delphis chromosome 20, mDelDel1.2, whole genome shotgun sequence genome contains the following:
- the LOC132417009 gene encoding myeloid cell surface antigen CD33-like, which yields MLPLLLSLLWAGSLFRDREYRLEVQESVTVQEGLCVRVPCSFYYPWDKKDNSAPVFGYWFPEGADVKLDAPVATNNSEREVQEETQGRFHLLGDHGNNCSLDITDARRRDQGSYFFRVERGKTLWSYRSNKLSLHVTALNHTPHILIPATLEAGCPGNLTCSVPWACEQGAPPIFSWTSAALTSLGPRTHLSSVLTITPQPQDNGTNVTCQVKFPASGVIVERTIQLSVTCAPQSPARGVCSGDGTGQSGRVAAQVILTAIWEAAVKIPLLFLVLIALLVTSRRRKAARPQGARLLQTPFQVTPLGANNHYVLSILLPKHSSS from the exons atgctgccgctgctgctgtccctgctgtgggcag GGTCCCTGTTTCGGGACAGAGAATACAGGCTGGAAGTGCAGGAGTCCGTGACGGTGCAGGAGGGCCTGTGTGTCCGCGTGCCCTGCTCCTTCTACTATCCCTGGGACAAGAAGGACAACTCTGCCCCAGTTTTCGGCTACTGGTTCCCGGAAGGGGCCGATGTGAAGCTGGATGCCCCTGTGGCCACAAACAACTCAGAACGTGAAGTTCAGGAAGAGACCCAAGGCCGATTCCACCTCCTAGGGGACCATGGAAACAATTGCTCCCTGGACATCACAGACGCCAGGAGGAGGGATCAAGGTTCATATTTTTTTCGTGTGGAAAGAGGAAAGACATTATGGAGTTATAGGTCTAACAAGCTCTCCTTGCATGTAACGG CCCTGAACCACACACCCCACATCCTCATTCCTGCGACGCTGGAGGCGGGCTGCCCCGGGAACCtgacctgctctgtgccctgggccTGTGAGCAGGGCGCGCCCCCCATCTTCTCCTGGACGTCAGCCGCCCtcacctccctgggccccaggacCCACCTGTCCTCAGTGCTCACCATCACCCCACAGCCCCAGGACAATGGAACCAATGTCACCTGTCAGGTGAAGTTCCCCGCAAGCGGTGTGATCGTGGAGAGGACCATCCAGCTCAGTGTCACCT GTGCTCCACAGAGCCCAGCAAGAGGTGTGTGCTCAGGGGATGGCACAG GGCAGTCGGGGCGCGTCGCAGCACAGGTGATTCTGACGGCCATCTGGGAAGCGGCTGTCAAGATCCCGCTACTCTTCTTGGTCCTCATCGCCCTCCT AGTGACGTCCCGCAGGAGGAAGGCAGCCAGGCC GCAGGGGGCGCGTCTATTGCAAACGCCATTCCAGGTTACCCCTCTGG GAGCCAATAATCACTACGTGCTGTCCATCCTTCTTCCTAAGCACAGCTCGTCCTGA